DNA sequence from the Prolixibacter sp. SD074 genome:
AACAGCTAAGCTTAACCTGAAACCAAAAATAATCCCCATCCGGGCGGAACCAGATGGGGATGAAATATATAGAATTGTTTTGGTATTGCTATTCCGCGGAAGCGACGGGTTATTTCCGGTCGGCTCCCTGGCGGTCGAGCATCCAACCGGGGTATTCGGGAGTTAGCTTGCTAACTTCACCGAGTTGGGCGAGTTCGTCGTCGGACAGCTGTACTTTTACTGAGCTGAGGTTGTCGGCCAGCTGCTCCGGCTTCTTGGCTCCCACAATCACGGTGGTGACGGCTTCTTGGTGCAACAGCCAGGCAAGGGCAATTTGTGCCACGGAGACATCTTTGGCTGTGGCTATTTTGCGCATCACATCGATGATGTCGAAAGCTTTGTCCTTGTTCACCGGCGGAAAATCGTAATTAGCACGGCGTCCTTCGCCCGATTCCACGTCGCGGCCATATTTACCGCTGAGCAAACCTCCGGCCAATGGACTCCAGACCATCAATCCGAGTTTTTGGTCGAGGAGGAGCGGCACCAGCTCGCGCTCAAGGTCGCGTCCGGCAATGGTATAATAGGCCTGCAGCGAAACGAACTTGCTGAGGTGCTCGCGGGCCGAGATGCCCAGCGCTTTCATGATTTGCCAGGCAGCGAGGTTGCTGCACCCGATGTAACGAACCTTGCCCGCTTTCACCAGCGAATCGAGTGCGCCGAGGGTTTCCTCCAGCGGTGTCAGCGCATCGAAGCCGTGGATCTGGTACAGGTCGATGTAATCCAAGTTCAGCCGTTTCAGGCTCTCGTCGGCCTGCTGCAGGATATGTTTACGGGTTAAACCCGAATCGTTAGGGCCTACGCCCATCTCGCCGCGCACCTTGGTAGCAACGACCAGCTCATCACGGTTTAGTCCCAAATCGCGGATGGCCTGTCCGGTCATCTGCTCGCTGAGGCCCTCGCTGTACACGTTGGCCGTGTCGATGAAGTTAATGCCGCCGTCAACGGCCTGCTTCACCAGGGCATTGACCTGCTCCTGCGGCAGGGCCCCGATGGACGTCCACATACCGCGTCCGCCAAAAGTCATGGTCCCCAGACACAGTTCCGATACTTTTAATCCGGTATTTCCTAATAGGTTGTACTTCATAATACGTGTTTTTTGTTAGTTGTTTTTTCAGCGTGGAATGCTGTTTTTTGTGTTGTCGTTTACTGGTCTAAACCGCCGGAAGGGCTGAAAGGTTGAATGGGGCAGGGATTGTTTTGATTCTTTAACGTTTCTGAGCCGGCATTTCTATTTTAGCCTGGTCGGTGCGGCGCAACAGCTTATCCGTTTCAATTTGAGCCGGAATGTGCGCCTCTGGCTGTCGCGCGTATGCCAACCCGGGTGATTAATCATTAACCCCTTCGTGGTAACATGGTGCGAAGGATGGCGCAATGAATGAATGTTCCCGATCTGGAATCAGTGTTATCGGTATTTATCTATCAATATCCATCCGTGCGCGCCATCAGTGGAAAACCTTTTACGGTTCTTTGCGGGTATCTTTGCGGGTTTTGCGTGGAACTTCTACCTGCATAATTCCTACGTAGTCGTTGGTGACCGGTGCGCTTGTTTTTTACAACACGATATGATTTAAAAGTCAAAAGTCAAAAGTCGAAAGTCAAAGGTCGAAAGTCAAAAGTCAAAAGTCAAAAGTCAAAAGTCGAAGGTCAAACATCCTGAACGAACAACAGGAACTCGGTGTTCATCTATCAATATCCATCCGTGCGCGCCATCAGTGGAAAACCTTTTGCGGTTCTTTGCGGGTATCTTTGCGGGTTTTGCGTGGAACTTCTACCTGCATAACCCCTACGTAGTAGTTGGTGACCGGTGCGCTTGTTTTTTACCTGTAACTCCGTTCAGCTTGCCATCTTGCCGTCTTTCAGCATTTGCACGGCATCGGCGAGGGAGCCGGCGCGGGT
Encoded proteins:
- a CDS encoding aldo/keto reductase: MKYNLLGNTGLKVSELCLGTMTFGGRGMWTSIGALPQEQVNALVKQAVDGGINFIDTANVYSEGLSEQMTGQAIRDLGLNRDELVVATKVRGEMGVGPNDSGLTRKHILQQADESLKRLNLDYIDLYQIHGFDALTPLEETLGALDSLVKAGKVRYIGCSNLAAWQIMKALGISAREHLSKFVSLQAYYTIAGRDLERELVPLLLDQKLGLMVWSPLAGGLLSGKYGRDVESGEGRRANYDFPPVNKDKAFDIIDVMRKIATAKDVSVAQIALAWLLHQEAVTTVIVGAKKPEQLADNLSSVKVQLSDDELAQLGEVSKLTPEYPGWMLDRQGADRK